Sequence from the [Bacteroides] pectinophilus genome:
GGTGAGCTTATAGGATTTTTGTTCTTTGCACTTGTTTTATTTGCGGCACTTACAAGCTCTGTTTCAATCATGGAAGCTATTGTATCCGCAATAATGGACAAGTTCCGTCTGTCACGCAACAAGTCATGTGCAATCTGCATCATTATTGCAATTATCCTCGGCGTGCCTTCTTCACTTGGCAACGGCGCATGGTCCAACATTACAATTCTCGGAATGGATTTCCTTACATTCTTCGACTACATCAGTAACAGCCTGCTGATGCCATTCGTGGCACTCTGTACGGCAATCCTTGCAGGATGGATTCTCGGTCCTAAGGTCATCACTGATGAGGTAACACGTAACGGTGAGAAGTTCGGACGTAAGAAGCTCTATGGAGTCATGATTAAGTATGTAGCTCCGGTACTTCTTATAATCATTCTTATAACTTATACACTTTCACAGTTTGGTCTGTTTACGATGTAATATCATCGAAGGGATGCTCACAAGGCAAGGCTTAGAACAGTATTTATTAAAAACAGGGAGAGAATCTCTCCCTGTTTTTTATCCTGCTTCATTATTCCCAATATCCAAGCTCAACGCCCTTCAGATAAAGTCCCTTGCCCTTGGCATAATACCCATATGAGTTAAAATGCGTCCAGTCGCTTCTAAGCTGACTAGAGATAATTCCACGTTCATAATCTTCCCAATCCTGCTCCGTCATGGTGAAGCCGCAGTCCTCAAGCCCGTTTTCAAGCATATACACACGCATATTAATAAAATGGTCTCCGAATGCATCATGAAGTGCCGTCTCCCACATCGTCTCACCGGTACCGATATATGAACCGTCATCATTTACGACATCCTGATTAATATCTCCAAGCGACGTTCCGGGATCATCCGTATCTCCGACAATAATGTATTTGGAACAGTTATGCTTCTGTATTATCGAAAGATACTGCATTATGAGTATATCATAATCACTCTGCCAGCCGCCATTGCTTCCCATCTCAAGTATCATTATATCCTGACTGTGGTCTGCTGCCGCCTTAGGCGTAACTTCACTGTCTCTTGGTATAAATGCATACTGGCGCCCCTTTGTACCCGGTTCCTTGTACAGCTTAAGCTTTACCTCGTCCGAATTCCATATCGGCTTTATCGTACACAGATAACCATTAATATAGAAGGCATCCGGCATATCATTATCCTCACCGCCATATCCGTAATAATCGGACATATTAATCCTGTTGCCGCTGCCGTCAACAAGTGCGACTCTCGTAGCCTTTTTATTGTTAATATACACATCCCTGTCAGTATACAGCACAAGCCCCCCTGCACGTATTGATATCTCATCCGATGCAGCACCTCCGACACCAAAATTATATGTCCTTATGCCGGTCATCTCCTGAAGTGTATACGGAGCTGTATAATAACTGATATCTTTAACACCATCCGGTGTCTCTATAAATGCAATATCCGCGCCATCGCCTTCAATCATGCTGTCTCCCCAGCATGATATCTCTCTTTGGCCGTCATTATCAAAATATGGTTCCTCCTCTTCATCCGGAACCGCTTCCTCTCCAAGCATCTGTTCCCAATCTGCCTGGCTCTGTGCTGACTGCTTCTCACTGTCAACAGCATCCCTGATGACATTTCTGTTAAATGTCAGTGCCGACAACGCAAGTACCACCATTGCTGCAAGCACACATAACATTACTCTGTCTGAATTTCTTTTCATACTTATGCCTCATATATTCAAGTATATCACGCTTACGGCCGAATTATCCGTACTATCAGATTTCAGGTCAATTTTCATAGCTGCAGCGTGTATGATTCGTCAAAACAGGAACCGTAGTTACCTTTTAGGAACCACGCTTCCTGTTTTCTATCGTTTTTTTATCCTGAGTATGTCATTGTGTTGTCCGGATTGCTGTATGACTCCTGACCTCAGGTTGTAAATTCATTATTGCAACAAACATACTATACCATTAATCAGGGCGGAGGGCTACATAAATATTTTGTCAAAATCTGCTCCGGGACTCATTACATATATTTGATGCTGTATTCTGCTTTTTCAGCCGGCCACGATTTTCTGAGTGCCACATAGGAAATCAGAAAATTTGCCAGCCATCCGGCCGGAACCGCAAGCCAGACAAACGCAATGCCAAAACGCGGTGCACAAATCAGGGCAACTGACAGGCGGATTGCAAGGTTAACCATATTGGCAATGAGAAACGGACGCATAACTCCAAGCCCGCGAAGGACCCCATCCGTTGCCATCTTGATACCCATGAAAATGAAAAAGTAACCTAACCATCTCATATAATCCCCAGACACCTGATATGCCAGGGCAGTTCCATCTTTGCCCAGAAATAACGATGAAATCTGAGTATGCAGTGTTTCAATAACTATGAATGCAAGTACTGCAAAGCATATATCTAACACAAGCGCCGCATGATATCCTTTTTTGATACGTTCAATTTTCTTTGCGCCAAGATTTTGAGAGACATAAGGTGATACCGCATTGCCAATGGACACAAATATAAGGGAAAATACATTTTCCACTCTCATCGTCGCAGAATAACCTGCGAGTGCCTGCGTGCCGAACGGATTTACAACTGCCTGTACTATCATCATGCCGATTGACACTGTGGACTGCTGAAGAACAGACGGTACGGCAATCTGAAGCATGGAATGCAGCTCATGTCTGTCAAACCAGTCAAAGCGACTTTTATACCGGCGCATCCTGCCAAAGAAAATAAAAAGTGAAAACACTGCGGAGATTCCCTGTGCTATCAATGTTGCAAGAGCTGCACCAAACACGCCAAGACCGAGACCGGCGACCATCCAGAGATCCATAAATATATTTAATACAGAAGAAAATATCAGAAGCACTAACGGAATCTTTGATTCACCGATTGAAGTAAACATCGTTGAAAGAATATTGTACATAAACAGAAACGGGAATCCGGCAAAATAGACTTTAAGATACAGTACTGCTTCATCCAGTATATCAGCCGGTGTCTGTAACAAGCTCATCATTGAATGCGATAACACAAATCCAAAGATTCCAAGAAGTATGCTTAAAATTAAGAAGCTTATCAACGAAGTTGATACAATTGTCTTCATTTTACTATAATCTCTGGCACCAAAATAGCGGCTCACAAGCACTCCGGCACCTACGCCGGCACCCAGTGCCACACAGATAAATACATTCGTGAGAGCAGCGCATGCTCCGACAGCCGCAAGTGCAGATGAGCCGACAAACTGACCGACAATAATTGAGTCGGCCATATTATATACCTGTTGGAAAAAGCTGCCCAGAATCATAGGCATAGCAAAAACTGTCAGCGCTTTAAGTGGCGCATCTGTAATTAAATATTCATCCTTTGACATTCTCCTATTTCTCCTTGAATTCGTCATTTTTATCCGGAAGCGCAAGCACCGGTCAGAACAAATCCAGCATATTATCAAGATATACTGCTTCTCTTACGTGAATCTGGTATTCGGGCTTAGTCATATAATACAGCAGAAACTCAAGAACTATCGCACTTCCAAGCCCACGGCCTTCAATCTTAAAATTAGAAAATCCCATTGGCAGATAGACATTTTTTATGTCATCCGCACTTATAAAGCCCGGATTAGTCATTGCCTTCGAAAATCGGTATCCACTGTCTGCGCCAGGTGCGGTGCAGTAATGTTCAGGACAGTCTTCGCCGAGATTCTTGCGGCTTACAGCTTCGTAGCAGCTCTTTCTGTCATTACAGCCATACCGACAGCATTCATTGCACAGGAATTCAACTTTATCCTTTTGCTGCTGTGACATTGCAGACAACTTATCGAACTCCTTATTCAGCCGGAAATCCGGTACAACATACCTGAAATCGTCCCTGTCCGTTTCGTTAATAAACTGTCCGAAATCCGTAATCACCTTGGTTGTTGATGATACATAATAAAGATTGGGGTAATTATTTTTGAGATACTCAAGAAGCAGCTCTGAATGTATAATTATGCCATTACTGCTTGTATCAAACAGCCTGCACAGCTCATTGCACCTCTTATCTGCCAGATGCTCCGGCTTAAGAAGTGAGTTGCTGAACGTAAGACGCGCCGATATCCCGTATTCCTGCATAAGTGCAAGCACATCTTCCGGACTTCCATCACCAAAGCCTGCACGCCCTCCGCCCCAGATACAGTCTGCCGGAGCACCATATATAGAGCCTATATCACACCATTCGTAAAAATATTCCCTATGTTCCCGAAACAATGGCAGAAAAATACTGTACAATTCATAGAATTCAAACAGTCCCGGCAGGTGGTAATATGCAATTGTCTTTTCTGATTTTTTCATGCCAGGCACGCTTTCTATTTTCTATTTTCTATTTTGAACATGACATTCTTTTATCCTGATTACTGTAGTCAAACCTGCCGTCATTCTTTTCTTCAATTGCTTTTATCATGTGATATGCAAATTCATTATATGGCACAGGTATCCCAAGTTCCTGCCCCATCCGCATAAGTGCTCCTGAGAACATATCAATCTCCGTATGACGTCCGGCATCAAGATCCTGTAATGTAGAGTATCTCGCAGTTGGCGGTACGGCACTTCCATAGCTTGACGACTTGCCGGCCTTATCTATGTCTATTCCCTTTGCTTTTGCAACATCCTCAAGTTCTTTTCTAAGCCCTTCACTGATTGCCTGCATATGGACACTGTCCTCATAGCATCCAACACCGGCACCAAGGATTGCCTGCGGAAGATTATTACATACATTAAGACGGAATTTGCTCCATATCTCTTCTCTGATATTCTCTGTCACACGATAATTAATTCCCGTATTTTCAAAAAGCTTCTCTATCGCCTCAACACGCTCACTATTATATGGTGCCTCGAATTCTCCGAATATAATTCCTATTGTTGTCTCCGGGTCAAAATAATAACCGCTGCCTTCCTTATGCGAAGCCACCTTAATCAGTGCGCCGATTACATGCTCTGCACCAATCTTCGCTGCAATTATCTCTTCACTGTCTACACCATTCATAAGGCTCATAACAGTTGTATTGTCTGCTGTAACTGCCGCTATGCTGTCAAGCGCATCCGGCAGTGCCCCATATTTTAATGAAACTATCAGCAGATCTGCCCCCTGTGCTTCCTGCGGTGTCCATACTTCAGGGTTATAAGTAACATCATTTATAATACAGCCCTTCTTCAGACGTTCGGCTCTCTCACCCTCTGCCACAACTCCCAGACTGATACCGTCACGCTTTGAAAGTCCCCATATAACATATGAGCCGACTGCTCCGGCACCAAGTACCGCTACCTTTTTTATATTCATCTGTATATCCTCCTGCACTGACACCATAATATATAATTCTTCAAGTGATTATTGCCACCCACCACAAAAAAAGCAGCTATGATTCCCCGACCATTGCCGCTTCTATAAATAAATGTTCCCACATGTTACCTGATGTCAACCAAAGCCAGTATTTATCAGGAAAGTAGGCACTTCATTGCAAACGCTTGTCAATATAAATTAACAGATATAATCCCATTTTTGATATTCACTGTTAGCAGTTTGTTAGAAATGCTAACGTATGGGATTAACTACTGTGTGCATCAAAATCCATAAACATGACCATCATTTCCCTGTTACTGACGGTAATGACTGATCAATATTTCTATTAGATTACTTACATTATATCGTGTGGTAGGTCGGTTGTCGATAAGTTTTTGACCAAATTATTTTGGCAACCTATTCTATGCCAAATATCCATTATTACCAGTCAATCACATCAAAAAACTCTTCTATATTGCTGCTTTTTTTGTTAATAAAATCAACATCAAAAAAAGTATCTTTGATCATAATATCGAAATTTTTCTTTTTTATCTCATATCGATTATACAGCAGCTTTTCTTTTCCTCTTAATGATTCCATCATTGTCTGATATGACAATTCTCCTGAATTAAGGAAGGTATAAACATCTGCTTGTCCATAATAATGAATTTTGCTAGATAGTTACTCTGTGACTCCGTTTTAATCTTCTGAAGGAAGTTTGAATAGCCTCCACCATGCATATTGATGGGTTTTAAAACCAGTTCTACACCCTGATTCTTTCTCATCTTGTCTATATAATTATATTCTGTATCTCCCTCACAGAATACTGCAAACCTCTTCTGAAGGACTCTTGTTTTTCTACTCAAATGCCGTACCTCCCAATATCCCCTTCATATAAAACTCATATATCTTAGTGTTTTCATACCTCACTTCCGGAAAATCTGCTAGAGAATACAATTCTGATGTCAGTTCATATTTACTTTTTGTAATGAAATAAATCTGCTCTTTCATGTATGTCTTCAAATTTAGGTGTAATACATTATGTGTAGAAAATACAAACTGCCCTCTGTGCTCCATACCGTTAATATACGCAATAACACGGTCTGACAAGATTGGATTAAGAACCCGGTCCATCTCATCTGCAAATACCACTTTATTTTCATATA
This genomic interval carries:
- a CDS encoding MATE family efflux transporter, translated to MSKDEYLITDAPLKALTVFAMPMILGSFFQQVYNMADSIIVGQFVGSSALAAVGACAALTNVFICVALGAGVGAGVLVSRYFGARDYSKMKTIVSTSLISFLILSILLGIFGFVLSHSMMSLLQTPADILDEAVLYLKVYFAGFPFLFMYNILSTMFTSIGESKIPLVLLIFSSVLNIFMDLWMVAGLGLGVFGAALATLIAQGISAVFSLFIFFGRMRRYKSRFDWFDRHELHSMLQIAVPSVLQQSTVSIGMMIVQAVVNPFGTQALAGYSATMRVENVFSLIFVSIGNAVSPYVSQNLGAKKIERIKKGYHAALVLDICFAVLAFIVIETLHTQISSLFLGKDGTALAYQVSGDYMRWLGYFFIFMGIKMATDGVLRGLGVMRPFLIANMVNLAIRLSVALICAPRFGIAFVWLAVPAGWLANFLISYVALRKSWPAEKAEYSIKYM
- a CDS encoding 2-dehydropantoate 2-reductase, giving the protein MNIKKVAVLGAGAVGSYVIWGLSKRDGISLGVVAEGERAERLKKGCIINDVTYNPEVWTPQEAQGADLLIVSLKYGALPDALDSIAAVTADNTTVMSLMNGVDSEEIIAAKIGAEHVIGALIKVASHKEGSGYYFDPETTIGIIFGEFEAPYNSERVEAIEKLFENTGINYRVTENIREEIWSKFRLNVCNNLPQAILGAGVGCYEDSVHMQAISEGLRKELEDVAKAKGIDIDKAGKSSSYGSAVPPTARYSTLQDLDAGRHTEIDMFSGALMRMGQELGIPVPYNEFAYHMIKAIEEKNDGRFDYSNQDKRMSCSK